ACACAACGGAAAGGAATGTATCAAGCAGAAAGAAAGGGAAATGAAACAACATCCATCGGTACAAAATGCTACATTTGGCTTTTAACCTGTGAGCCATCAAGGTGACTCACTGCCTTTGGGGGAAGGACGGTTAAGCTCAGCCTCATCATCAATGGGACTCCTGTCTTGACCATTAAGTCCAACAGGGCTTTCATCCCCTCCAACAATGGGACTCGCAGAGTTCCTGCCATTACCATTCTCTTTTGGGCTACCATCATAATCTGATCCACGCTTCGGGCTCGCATCTATCACTCTTCTGTCAGGACTCATGCTTTGGTCCCTGCCTTTGGGAGATACAGATCGCTCCATTGCCTTAGGACTGCGTGATCTGTTCTCCacgcttctctctcttctcactgGGGATCGCGATCGACTGatgaaaagagaaataaagagTCAACCAAAGGACATAAGCCAAAAGATTGTGTAGAACTAGCATTGTCAACATCAGAACGTCTAGCTTACTAATAGCCAACACAGTAAGAATCATTTCTATAATGCCATGGAAAATAGTTGTCTAAGTGCATACTTTAAAAAAAGGTCAAACTAACACAATTCCAGAAAAAGCTCAGAATCGTTATAAGCTTTTTACCCACAAAATATGTTTTCTGGGCAAGCTTTTTGGCTTCCCTCTTGTATTCAGTATTTGCATTTATCATGCAATTTTACAGAAGTCCAAATTTACCACTAACCTGTAGCTGCGACCTCGACTGTAACTACGGCTACGACTTGGGCTCCTTCTGCGACGAGGAGAACGGGATTTTACTGGTGACCTGGAGTAGCTTCCACCCTGCCTGGAGTATTATATAATCCAAAAGAGATGAGAAGAAGCTTAATGGATAGAAGTAACTGTGGAAAAAACAAGGATTCAAAATTTTCAGGTACCTGGCCTTCTTTGGACTAGGACTGTTTTTGCAGTTTCTCTCAATGTGTCCTCTTTCTCCACAGCGGTAGCATTTATTCTTCCAGTCTCCTGCGGTGCAGTCTCGGGCCCAGTGACCATCAACACCACAATTGAAACAGCGACCAGAACCAGGAGGTGGGCCTCTGCTACCATTGTCCCGAGAACCACGAGGCGCCTAACAAAAGTTCAAGAGGTTGGCAATATTTCAGTAATTATTCATCCAAATCATCAAACCAACGGAGGAATCGGTAGTATAGAGACACAAAACAACTAACCCCTCTTGATGCCTCCACAGTGATGCGACTCCCATCAAAATCACGCCCATCCAAGGAATATCTTGCGTCATCAGCATCACGAGGATCACTAAATTCCTGTTCTCAAAATGTGAGGGCCAATGATAGATGCATTGcatagtatataaatatttgtgtaCATATATCTATCTAACTTGAGAAATTAAACCCTTAGCTAAAAAAACGAAATAGATATTAACAAAACTTACAACAAAGGCATAATCACGCTTCATATCCACATCTCGTACTCTGCGGAAATTGTTGCCAGAAAATCAAGGCCATCATTACTTAAGGTACTCCCAAACAccattttttgagattttttgaagccaaatccattaaaaacatgcaaaaaatcaacaaacaaaatcgCCGATGCACCCTCTATACACCAGACGAGAATTTCCACCAATTACACCAAGTCCACccattcatcattcatcaaacatctCCAGGTTTAGGCAAACCCCAGAAAACCTTCAACAAGATCATtgaagttaagaaaaaaaaggaacactAAACCTAGATCCAGAGTTTTCCCGCATTGGATGAAAGTACCAATGCAAAGTAAAATAAACCCTTCCTAATTCCAATCCCCCCTGCAAAATCAATGCGCAACCATTCCAGattcacaccaaaaaaacaattcacaaacactttttctcccaaagacacaaaaaccaaaacaggCCAATCAAGACAAACAAACAGGATTCTGTTTACCTTCCGTATCTGCTAAAAAGACGTTCAAGATCCCTGGTACGAGTTCTAGATGATAAGCGGCCAACATAGAGACGAGTGTTTCCATAGCGGTCATCATAGCGAGGCATTGTCAAGCTGCAAAAGTTTCCCaccataaaattataacaaacgTCTATACATATCAACACAAATCACAACAAGAATCACACTAGCTTTCTTAAAAGCATATAAGCGAGCAGCAATACCACTAACTCAGACCAAATTACAAGAAGCCCATGtgaaaaaatcaagtttttatCATCAAAACAATGAATCCCAAAAGATTAGCATATTCAGAAGCGAAAAGAAGAACAATTCGTGAGAAAAGAATACTGAATCCCTAATCAGATTACGCCAAAGAAATctaaagggaagaagaagcacGAAACCAATTGAAATCCCAATCTACAGATCGAATCACAATAAATCCGAACCCAGAAATATCCCATTACACAAATATTTCATACCTGGAGACGGAGacagagacgaagaagagtGCGAATCGAAGTAACCCTAATAATTTCGAAACCAAGGAAGTGAACCGCAGGATATtataagtcttcttcttcaacccgACAACCCCCCTTATCTTTATAACTTGGAAACCGACGAGATTCAACGGTGAAGATTTGTTGTTAGCTGTCTCAATCAACGGTTTAGATTTAACAGCGAGATAAACGTCGATGTTACCGATATAGAAATTTGCTACGCGTCACTGAGTGAGATGTTTCGTATATTTTATTGGGCCTTAATATTTTCCAAAGCCCATTAatgttttgtattaattaatcaaacaacataaaataataagtacAGCATAATCATTGGTTAGTTActctaattgtttttttgtttaaaagtgTAAGTAAATCAGCGGCGCTTGTTCTTGCTTCCGATCAAGAGAGTGAAGTAGAAGAGAACTCTGAAGACGAATCCCAAAGCTACTGTGATCCACAAGCAACTCCATTTGCTTATCTCTGTGATTCCTTTCTGTTTCAGTATGTCTATTCCCCTTGTAACACACGTCTCCGCCGTCACGTTAATCCCTAAAACGCCGCTCATGCTCTTGAGTAAGGTGATTTTCGCGGCGGCCGGAAATTTTCCCAGCGGCGAATTGTCGAACATCTGGATCCCGCGGACAAAGCATGTCGTCGGATCTTCGAATTCGTTCTGGAGAACACCTTCGTAAGGGTATTTCACTAAAGAGAGGTAGTGGAACCAGATCCAGTAAGGAGGGATACGATCTCTGGAGATGAAGAATCcggagaagaggaggaagtaAGCGAGGATCGCTACAACCACCGTGAATCCGATCATCACGTGCGAGACTACGCCGGATAAGAACGTCACGAAGGAGCTTCCGGCCCAAAACGCTGTGAggattgtgaagaagaagaagaagaatccctCGGAGCCTCCCGCGAGACCTACGGCCCAGAACGTTGTGGCGGCGAAGGCGGCTGATAAGATTATCAAAGCAGGGATTGAGATTATTGTGTGAGCGAGGACGTACGATGATCTTCTGTATGCGTTGTAAGCTGTTTCTCTCATGAATATGTAACGTTCTTGTAGAAAGACTGGGATTGCTTCTGCACATGTATAGAATGTTGTGGACATTGCGAATGCGAAGAACCCTAAGCGTTCTTGTATACCTCTTGGTGAATTGTCTAGTTTCCAGAATATTGTGGCAAGGATGATTCCTGTTACTAAAACAGCTCCTAGGCGGATTCCGAATAGCTCTGGTTGTCTGCTTGAGTTTAGTATTGATCGTTTGCCAATTACGAGCATTTCTGTCCAGAATGGGTTTGCAAAGGTTTGGAATGAGGATTTTAGGTTTGTTGCTCCGGAGACAAGTTTGCCTCTAGAGATACTTGAGGTGATTGCATCTCTGAGAGATACATTGGTGTTTCTTCTGCTCTGGCTTGAGGTTTGCTTTGCTCGCCATTGCTTGTGGAACTCTACTAAGGTTTTGGTTCCTTCTGGCGAATCTTCAAGCTCACGGATAAGATCAAGTGCGAATTCTGGCTTGTTCTCGTTTTCAGGAATTGGGTGACCGAACTCGGAGAAGAACCGAGGGAGATGTGTTGGAGAGCCGCTGTAAACTGTGTTTCCCCTAGATAGGAAGATTAATTTATCGAGCAAACCCAAGATTCTGTAACTCGGCTGATGGATGGACATGATAACTATGCTGCCGCTTTGTGCGATTCTCTGAAGCACTTTGACAACCATGTAAGCACTGGTAGAGTCGAGACCAGAGGTTGGCTCATCGAGAAAGAGGATTATCGGATCATGGATTATATCGGTTCCAATTGAGACCCGTCTTCTTTCTCCTCCAGACACACCTCTGTGTCCCTCATCACCGATCACAGTTTTCGCAGCGTTCCGCAGGCCGAGCTGGTCAATCAGAGCTTGAACCcgtgccttcttcttcttcttggaaagCGAACTTGGAAGCCTGAACTCCGCAGAAAACATCAAAGTTTCTTCCACAGTGAGCATGGGGAAGAGAAGATCGTCTTGCATCACATATGCCGATATAACTTTGTGCAGGCTGGATTCAAGAACTTCCCCGTTTAAAGTAATAGCACCTCGTAGGCTCTCTTTTGCAATCCGGTTGGCTAATGCATCGATAAGCGTCGATTTTCCTGACCCGCTTGCTCCAAGAACGGCCATCATCTCTCCTTCTCTGGCTTCACCAGAAATACCATTCAGCAGCACCTTAGTATTCATCTCCATATCATTACCATCAAAAGGTGAATTCCCACAACAAGAAAAGGGCAACTTAAACTTCTTCTGGATCTTCACGCTGTAAGACAAGTCTCTGAAGGAAAGAAcaaacggagaagaagaaggcacaCAAGAAGACGGATTCGAGGCCCAAAAATTAGAGGCAACCGCAACATCCAAAGCCCGACTATGGTCATTCCCCTCATCTTCCACACTCATGAGAAGTTCTGCAAGTGTGACAGACACTCGCGCCGTGTCTCTTTGACATCTCTGAAGCTCCACTGACCTGTGGATATTGTAAAACAGAGGGAGGCCATCGCCATTGACCTGTCTAACCGGAGATAGTTTGCCGAGCAAACCAGACATATTGTGGATTATTGTCTGGTTaatgttttttaactttttggcCTCTGGTAATGTGTCTAAAGCTCTAAACCCACAGAATAATTTTGATAGACTTTATAGGAATATTTGGATGGGAGAATGAGGGAGAAATTTGTCAATTAGTTTGGTCATCTCTAAGTATCTAACTTTGagttgttttgggttttgtagcttttgctttatatatacatacgtagtgtatatagattaaaaagaaattgaagtTAAGAGTAGGTGAGGAGTTGGGCGAATCTATTCGCAGTTTTACATCTATGTATGAATTTTTCTTGTGGCGTAAATGGTTTTGCATTCAAAGtggaagattttttttactccaagAAATTGCGTATTTATACTTCTGTTTCATCTGCATTTTAGGGATTATGGAATTGCAATAAGAACAAAGGAGGTAAAAAGAGTATAGCATATGTGACATGTCAGGAATATAATTTCTTCTTGTAATTATCGATATTTGTCGTGaaatttcttaatctttttgtttattatagtCACGAGTTTTCTTTATTCACTCACAGGCTCTCTTTTAAGAGTTGTTTTTAACAAGTTGTAAGACTTGTTCTTCGGTGTGTGGACTTATCTATTTGACTGGCGGTTGGATTTTTTAGCTTTTTGAATGTGTGTCTTCGTAAGGTATACCTAAGATATTCTCATTATTAGGATTTTGGCTTGTTACTAGAAAGGCATTGCCTCTATCAAACTTAATGGcatatttgatttatgtttaaTCATGAACACACTCCTATTTGAATAAAAAAGTACGTAATGTAAATATGTAATGGGTGCGACTAAAAAAAATGCAc
The sequence above is drawn from the Camelina sativa cultivar DH55 chromosome 4, Cs, whole genome shotgun sequence genome and encodes:
- the LOC104781208 gene encoding serine/arginine-rich splicing factor RS2Z32 isoform X1; the protein is MPRYDDRYGNTRLYVGRLSSRTRTRDLERLFSRYGRVRDVDMKRDYAFVEFSDPRDADDARYSLDGRDFDGSRITVEASRGAPRGSRDNGSRGPPPGSGRCFNCGVDGHWARDCTAGDWKNKCYRCGERGHIERNCKNSPSPKKARQGGSYSRSPVKSRSPRRRRSPSRSRSYSRGRSYSRSRSPVRRERSVENRSRSPKAMERSVSPKGRDQSMSPDRRVIDASPKRGSDYDGSPKENGNGRNSASPIVGGDESPVGLNGQDRSPIDDEAELNRPSPKGSESP
- the LOC104781208 gene encoding serine/arginine-rich splicing factor RS2Z32 isoform X2, giving the protein MKRDYAFVEFSDPRDADDARYSLDGRDFDGSRITVEASRGAPRGSRDNGSRGPPPGSGRCFNCGVDGHWARDCTAGDWKNKCYRCGERGHIERNCKNSPSPKKARQGGSYSRSPVKSRSPRRRRSPSRSRSYSRGRSYSRSRSPVRRERSVENRSRSPKAMERSVSPKGRDQSMSPDRRVIDASPKRGSDYDGSPKENGNGRNSASPIVGGDESPVGLNGQDRSPIDDEAELNRPSPKGSESP
- the LOC104781209 gene encoding ABC transporter G family member 20-like, with the translated sequence MSGLLGKLSPVRQVNGDGLPLFYNIHRSVELQRCQRDTARVSVTLAELLMSVEDEGNDHSRALDVAVASNFWASNPSSCVPSSSPFVLSFRDLSYSVKIQKKFKLPFSCCGNSPFDGNDMEMNTKVLLNGISGEAREGEMMAVLGASGSGKSTLIDALANRIAKESLRGAITLNGEVLESSLHKVISAYVMQDDLLFPMLTVEETLMFSAEFRLPSSLSKKKKKARVQALIDQLGLRNAAKTVIGDEGHRGVSGGERRRVSIGTDIIHDPIILFLDEPTSGLDSTSAYMVVKVLQRIAQSGSIVIMSIHQPSYRILGLLDKLIFLSRGNTVYSGSPTHLPRFFSEFGHPIPENENKPEFALDLIRELEDSPEGTKTLVEFHKQWRAKQTSSQSRRNTNVSLRDAITSSISRGKLVSGATNLKSSFQTFANPFWTEMLVIGKRSILNSSRQPELFGIRLGAVLVTGIILATIFWKLDNSPRGIQERLGFFAFAMSTTFYTCAEAIPVFLQERYIFMRETAYNAYRRSSYVLAHTIISIPALIILSAAFAATTFWAVGLAGGSEGFFFFFFTILTAFWAGSSFVTFLSGVVSHVMIGFTVVVAILAYFLLFSGFFISRDRIPPYWIWFHYLSLVKYPYEGVLQNEFEDPTTCFVRGIQMFDNSPLGKFPAAAKITLLKSMSGVLGINVTAETCVTRGIDILKQKGITEISKWSCLWITVALGFVFRVLFYFTLLIGSKNKRR